A single region of the Podospora pseudopauciseta strain CBS 411.78 chromosome 1, whole genome shotgun sequence genome encodes:
- a CDS encoding hypothetical protein (EggNog:ENOG503P5EF; COG:K): MTLYAPFRTGDAESSLSNIPTPPELPVMDPELYHNNNNTPSSSFTVPSSIASVKRDPSISQSPPHMSPLTSVEAMYTASPQLVTRTNSTTPDPAHADGQLVVGMGIRDGECQRAFMPSSVPRQGASSSMWSACMGGSQTGSDDFDNYALHSSRPGQVADGLPPPSSRSWTPPEHIRSVSWDHYPRQQLVASYSQGPELTSFPADGLPYNLPLQSYDGAEGSFLQRSQTEPCPRQYQNEVSTPESLRALSPCSTTLCLKADYDEGLPSPTPAAQQQPLPGTMEDLMGGGGGPHSPPPIGTGNGSQIDSSAPSPTSAAAVAAAAVVIPGGGGGASDSGLTSNNTSNSSSNNNKNEEPYAKLIYRAFMSKPNHAMTLQEIYQWFRDNTDKGKDDTKGWQNSIRHNLSMNMAFTKRERKCSTASQSDPSTADDKQPEEETKPVVLASSSSPATAAISADQKKSTEWYLEPWAIHEGVQSTTRYRKGNQSRRSGALSSSSLRYDDFSRRSSSGSHRGINKPGVYNGRIRTASSSSLSSASRHAQTNMRNHARNIAHAMAQAQVAAMAVGYYPPPPPQTSPYAGSHSGFYPAGPLVQVDMPAMGVDQQQQLDYHHQAHQDGYYLHSQRSAASTRAPSDEPVTPEPVNVGLAYGQGTAPDGLLLPDLRTTSASNGDYHGGLMQHHHVYDTHHHNGWGGASTAIMDDGEQHHHMGMVGYHQY; this comes from the exons ATGACACTGTACGCACCATTTCGAACCGGAGACGCAGAGTCTTCCTTGTCGAACATTCCAACACCGCCAGAACTGCCGGTGATGGATCCAGAGCTgtaccacaacaacaacaacacgccttcttcttcctttaCAGTACCGTCGTCTATTGCCAGCGTGAAGAGAGACCCATCGATATCGCAGTCGCCTCCTCACATGTCGCCCCTGACGAGTGTCGAAGCCATGTACACGGCATCGCCGCAGCTAGTAACACGGACGAACTCTACGACCCCTGATCCAGCCCACGCTGATGGGCAGTTGGTTGTGGGAATGGGGATCCGTGATGGCGAGTGCCAGAGGGCTTTCATGCCCTCTTCAGTTCCTCGCCAaggagcttcttcttccatgtGGAGCGCCTGTATGGGAGGGTCACAAACTGGAAGCGACGATTTCGACAACTACGCTCTGCACAGCTCTCGGCCTGGTCAGGTAGCTGACGgactccctcctccatcttcgcGTAGCTGGACGCCTCCAGAACACATTCGCTCGGTATCTTGGGATCACTATCCGAGACAGCAACTAGTTGCTTCTTATTCACAAGGCCCAGAACTGACTTCTTTCCCGGCTGATGGGCTTCCTTACAACCTTCCCCTGCAGAGTTATGACGGGGCAGAAGGCAGCTTTCTGCAGCGAAGCCAGACAGAACCGTGCCCAAGGCAGTATCAGAACGAAGTATCGACACCAGAAAGCCTTCGCGCGCTGTCCCCCTGCAGCACTACTCTGTGTCTAAAGGCAGATTACGACGAGGGTCTGCCAAGTCCAACACCCGCCGCGCAGCAACAGCCATTACCGGGCACGATGGAGGActtgatgggtggtggtggtggacctCACTCGCCACCCCCGATCGGAACGGGTAACGGGAGTCAAATCGACAGCAGTGCGCCGAGCccaacatcagcagcagcagtagcagcagcagcagtggtAATTcccggcggcgggggtggcgCATCCGACTCGGGCTTGACGAGCAACAACActagcaacagcagcagcaacaacaacaaaaacgaAGAGCCCTACGCAAAGCTCATTTACCGTGCCTTTATGAGCAAGCCGAACCACGCCATGACCCTGCAGGAGATCTACCAGTGGTTCCGGGACAACAcggacaagggcaaggatgATACCAAGGGGTGGCAGAACAGTATCCGGCACAATCTGAGCATGAACATG GCTTTTACCAAACGTGAGAGAAAATGCAGCACCGCCAGCCAGAGCGATCCCTCGACAGCAGACGACAAGCAGCCAGAAGAAGAGACCAAACCGGTTGTTTTggcttcgtcttcttctcctgctaCCGCTGCTATTTCAGCCGACCAAAAGAAATCTACCGAGTGGTACCTTGAGCCCTGGGCCATTCACGAGGGTGTCCAATCCACCACCCGCTACCGCAAGGGGAACCAGTCCCGACGCAGCGGTGCCCTGTCTTCATCTTCCCTTCGGTATGATGACTTTTCCCGGCGGTCGTCATCTGGTAGTCATCGGGGCATTAACAAACCCGGAGTCTACAACGGCAGAATCCGCAccgcgtcgtcgtcgtcgttgtcgtctgCTTCCCGACATGCCCAGACCAACATGAGGAACCACGCTCGGAACATTGCGCATGCCATGGCCCAGGCGCAGGTGGCGGCCATGGCGGTGGGGTActacccccctcctcctccgcagaCATCACCCTACGCTGGGAGCCACTCGGGGTTTTATCCTGCTGGGCCGTTGGTGCAGGTGGACATGCCCGCGATGGGGGTggaccagcagcaacagttggattatcaccaccaagctcaTCAGGATGGGTACTATCTTCACTCTCAGCGGTCTGCTGCTTCTACTCGGGCGCCGTCAGACGAGCCGGTGACACCCGAGCCGGTGAATGTCGGGTTGGCGTACGGGCAGGGGACCGCACCGGATGGGTTGTTGCTTCCCGATTTGAGGACCACGAGCGCAAGTAATGGGGATTATCACGGGGGTTTAATGCAGCATCATCATGTTTATGACACTCATCATCACaatgggtgggggggagcGAGCACGGCGATTatggatgatggggaacaacatcatcataTGGGGATGGTTGGGTATCATCAGTATTaa